The Gemmatimonadota bacterium genome segment AAAAACGCCCAGATTGTGCTCCGATGAGGCCCGTTCTCCACCCTTGATAAGATAGAGAGCAGCACAGAAGGCCACGAGTGAGAGAAGCCCGTCCACCAGAAATGGGGCTCGAAGCGAAGCCAACGAAAGTACAGCTCCAAGGGCGGGACCAACTACGAAAGACAGTCCCTGGCTGCTTCTGAGGATCCCGAAGAACCGTCCTGGAGCATCCTTGCCAAGCGTTGAAGTGATTGCCAGGAGGGCGGGCATCGAGATGGCATCAGCGACACCACCAAGGACTCGAAGAATGACCAGATGGATCCAGTCGCTCGCAATCAGACACAAAAGAGATGAAACTGAACCGAGGGCTGTGCCTACCAGAATGAGACGTTTCCGTGAGAAGCGATCCGCAAGGGCACCTGCGAAGAATTGGGCGACTACCACTGTAGCAAGGGCGGCCGACACGACTATGGGTATCTGGTACGTTTCAGCCCCGAGTTCCGTGCTGAGTCTCGGCAATACGGGAAGGCTGACGAGAGTACTCAGGAAGATGATGAACGCCATCAAGCCGATGGCATACATTCTGTGCAGGTCAGATGTCATTACCCTTCCTCTATTTTGAAATGCCTGTAGAAGTGCTGAATGTCGCATTCAGGCCGCAAAACCTCGTAGGTAAAGCAACGTTCGCATTCTTCAGGTGAGTCGGATATGGCGATTGCAGTTTGGAACCGGGTAATCGCCTCAATATCCGGGCGAAACCCGCCGCGCAGAAATTGACCCCACAGTGCCCAGAACTCAAGCTCATATCCAACAGACTTGGCCGAAGCGAGGTACTCCGGTGGAAACAGACGGCGATAGGCATCGATGT includes the following:
- a CDS encoding MFS transporter, which gives rise to MRHSALLQAFQNRGRVMTSDLHRMYAIGLMAFIIFLSTLVSLPVLPRLSTELGAETYQIPIVVSAALATVVVAQFFAGALADRFSRKRLILVGTALGSVSSLLCLIASDWIHLVILRVLGGVADAISMPALLAITSTLGKDAPGRFFGILRSSQGLSFVVGPALGAVLSLASLRAPFLVDGLLSLVAFCAALYLIKGGERASSEHNLGVFRSLGATFGNSRVFVYLLMGFAGLFAFGIFGVFVPTKGEMLGLNAWEIGLILATGSFAFSVSSYFTGVISDKVGRKLYVLASLGILVLSGVGLVYADSLSLLIGFYVLFCLTNAVPYLLSFVYASEAFDPSYIGAAMGAFDSLMDLSLLIAPLLGVAALGMTGEMAYPLLLAVLPAFFALFVIFAFLRESHVPKQM